In Haladaptatus cibarius D43, the sequence CTCGGGACCCTCTTGGAGTTCCGAGATGAGTCGGTCTACCTTGTTGATGAACAGGGTCGGCTTAACGCCCTCGCGGAGCGCCTGTCGGACAACGGTTTCCGTCTGTGGCATGGCGCCTTCGACGGCGTCCACGACGACGAGCGCACCGTCAACGGCACGCATCGCACGAGTGACGTCGCCACCGAAGTCGACGTGGCCCGGTGTGTCGATGAGGTTAATGAGGTGGTCTTTGTCCTCGTACTCGTGGGTCATCGAGACGTTGGCCGCGTCGATGGTGATACCGCGTTCTTGCTCGTCCTCTTCCGTGTCCATCATCAACTGGGTGGCTTCGCCTTGGTCGGCGATCATGCCCGCACCAGCGAGAAGGTTGTCAGTCAGTGTCGTTTTACCGTGGTCGACGTGGGCGGCAATCGCAATGTTCCGGATCTGCTCCGGTTTGTCCATGAGCCGCTCGCACTTTTCGACGATTTTCTTTCGTCTACCCATATATGGCTATTCCTACCTGTACGAGGTTGAAAAGCGTAGTGTTTTCGCGTCCGGACAGCGGCTGGAAATGGTTCATTACCCTGCCAAATAGTCGCATACGGCACAAGAGTAATAGCCACCCAGAGCGTGTCAACGACACACATGGATATACGAGTGCATGGGTCTACGCCCCCGACCCCGTTCCTTAGCGCCTCCGACCTGTTCCAAACAGAACACGACCTCGACAGGCCGGTTCACGTCCGCGTCCGTGACGACCCGGACGAGCGAACGTGGACGTCTCATCCCGGCGACCACCACATCCTCAACATCTCACGGCAGGCCGCGACGAGTGCGATGGCCCGCGAACTTGCGCTCCACGAATACTCACACATGGCCCGCAACGAGCAGTCACACCCTTCGCACACCCAATCGACCGCGGAAGCTCTGTTTCTCGCGTTCGCGGGGAAGTCGGTCGAACGACGAAAGCTCACCCACTGCTACCAGATTGCGAATCACATGAAGGACATCTACGCCGACGACATCACCCTCCGCGTCGGCCCGAGCGACAAACTCGTCGCGTTCCTCGAATCCGAGCTCGCCACGGCGATTGCAGACCGGCCAACCCACCCACGCGGGAGGCGAATGACCGCGACCACCGATTCCGAAATGACCGCCGTGAACGCCGCCTTCGCCCTCGCATTGGTCGAACGCCACGACCTCGTTCCCCGCGACCACCGCCTCTACGACCTCGCCCGCACCGCATCCCGCGACGCCCCGAACGTTGACGTTCAGGGGTTCAAATACCGGTTTCTCTCGCTCGCAGACGACCCCGACGAGAGCGAATACCGCAAGGCGCTCGTAGATGCCGCCGAAGAATACGTTCTCGGTGGGAACGAAGACGGACAAGCCGCGGACTGAACCCCCGATTTCGAAGACACCTGCTATCGACACAAACAACATGGCGCGTGCGTTGGCAAGCCCGAGGACTTGTCGTCCGAGGGCTTGCGAATTATCACGCGAGGGATGATCGGAGGAACGAAAGCGACGACGGGAATCGGTTGGAGAGGCACGTGGCCGTTGCGGTGCGGTGGCGGAGGCGGTTCGTTTAGAGTCGTGAATTGTTAGCGATATACCTCTACAACTGTTTGAGTGATTGGTTTCGATTTTACACCGTGAATAAAGTGACATCTCTAATAAAACGACCTCGTATCGAAAACGCGGCCGCTCGTAGAACAGAAAATAAAAACGAAAATCGAGTCCAAAGAGAAGGAAACGGAGTTTAGCGTGCCGCAGCAGCGACGCGCTCTTTCTCTTCTTTCTGGTTAATCGCGTAGGCCTGCACGTCGTAATCCGCGGCACCGATGAGTTGCTGTGCCAACGCTTCCTCGGCGTCCGTCGCGGTCTTGAACGAGGCACCGTGGGCACCTTCCGCGATGAATTTGAGCGACTGGTCAACGCGGCGCTGGGGCGCAACGTCGACTGCCTTCGGGACGGAGATACCACCGTATTTGAGGCGGACGGTTTCCTC encodes:
- a CDS encoding DUF5781 family protein — its product is MDIRVHGSTPPTPFLSASDLFQTEHDLDRPVHVRVRDDPDERTWTSHPGDHHILNISRQAATSAMARELALHEYSHMARNEQSHPSHTQSTAEALFLAFAGKSVERRKLTHCYQIANHMKDIYADDITLRVGPSDKLVAFLESELATAIADRPTHPRGRRMTATTDSEMTAVNAAFALALVERHDLVPRDHRLYDLARTASRDAPNVDVQGFKYRFLSLADDPDESEYRKALVDAAEEYVLGGNEDGQAAD